The nucleotide sequence TGTCagttgaaattaataaaacataggaaaagaaaaactcccaAACAGAGTCTGCAGATAGCAGTGTTGTCACTTTAGCAATAACAAACCATCCGGAGGGGAAAACACTGGAGTAATCAATATCAGAGAGACATTTAAACCTGAGATTTCAGTTAGATCATAAGTTTGAATATGGGTAAACTGGACATTttacagtgttttctttttatacttgAAATTCAGTAAAAATAAGGTGAAGTTTTTGTGTGAAGCCTTCTTTGTCTTGAGgttatttatatttctctcaaaattaaaaactagaactgGGGTTggagttcagtagtagagtgaggcactgggttcgaacttcagcaccacataaaaataaataaataaaattgtgcccatctgtaactaaaaatgtttttaaaaaattaagaacaattgGTTTATTAAACATCAGCTTTTCCCTGTGTGTATCACAGGCACCCTTGCTTCTTGGTGGCCTGAGGAATGGACTTGAAATAGTGCTAAGAGAGCAGTTCACACCTTAAGGAAGGTATTTTCAGTACCTGTTGGTTTGGGATAGGTTGGGTGAGAAATAGGATTAATTTATTTCTCTGCTGGACTAACTATGTCTCTATTTAGATGCACTTCTGAGAGAGGAGTGCGGTCTGAGAGGGCCACGGGAAGTCTGGATGGAAGGGGCATCTTTTGTGTTGTTTCACGGTTGTCAGCAGTGCTCTCAGGAGGCCTCCCCGCCTCCCCCTCGTGTAGGACCCCGTGGCCATGCGTTGTGACGGACGAGATGCAATTCACACAGCAGCTTAGCATGTTTGTAGCTTACGGGTCATAAAACTTGTTTGCTTCTGGGACAGAGAAAGGAAACCCTCTCGGCAATAGCGATAGTTTTCTTTAGAGAAAATAACACAATTGGGTATTATTATTGTCCCTTGTTTGCTGGCTTCTTTATGGCGACTTATGTCTATTGCAACGATGAAAATGGATAGTCTCGATGTAGAAATGAGAAGTGCCTTATCTGCTACAACCGAATCAATTTTCATAGTAAAATAATTTgagcacatatttttttcttttgacatttatgGATTATTGCCTTCCTTTGGGCCTGAAATGTCACATTGAGTGTACAAGGTGTCCACatataatttaaagaatatatacagCCCACAGAAGTACAACTTAGATCACACATTTTCTAGGAAAAATGTCTTGGAATAGTAATTTTAACTGTAAAACTTAAGTAGTTGTTTTGAATGGTTTTGCTGCTGTACTTACTGTTTAATACTTAAGGCAGATGTTAAAGTCATGAGGCATAagtattctcctttctttttcatttaatggtACAAACTCTACATTTTAAATTAGTGCGCGAGCGTGGAATTCAGTCTAATAGATAAAGTTCTAACCTCCTCATCATGGTTTATAACCGTATGGCTATTTTAAACAGGGCTGATGGCAAATTCTGTGAAGCCTCTTTTTTAAGTCAGAGCATATAAACTATATATCATGTGAAACCTAGACACGTGGAACCTCACACTTTATGGCAATGGCAGTTGGGAATGGTCCAAGTTCACTTATTTACACTTAAAGTAGTGGCGACTCCTCTAGAACGTGCCACACTCCTCAGTTAGTGGTGACTCCTCTAGAACACGTGCCACACTCCTCAGTTAGTGGTGACTCCTCTAGAACGTGCCACACTCCTCAGTTAGTGGCGACTCCTCTAGAACATGTGCCACACTCCTCAGTTAGTGGGGACTCCTCTAGAACATGCCACACTCCTCAGTTAGTGGGGACTCCTCTAGAACACGTGCCACACTCCTCAGTTAGTGGGGACTCCTCTAGAACATGCCACACTCCTCAGTTAGTGGGGACTCCTCTAGAACACGTGCCACACTCCTCAGTTAGTGGGGACTCCATTAGAACACGTGCCACACTCCTCAGTTAGTGGGGACTCTACTAGAACGTGCCACACTCCTCAGTTAGTGGGGACTCCACTAGAACACGTGCCACACTCCTCAGTTAGTGGGGACTCTACTAGAACGTGCCACACTCCTCAGTTAGTGGCGACTCCTCTAGAACACGTGCCACACTCCTCAGTTAGTGGGGACTCCTCTAGAACGTGCCACACTCCTCAGTTAGTGGGGACTCTACTAGAACGTGCCACACTCCTCAGTTAGTGGCGACTCCTCTAGAACACGTGCCACACTCCTCAGTTAGTGGGGACTCCACTAGAACACGTGCCACACTCCTCAGTTACTGGGGACTCTACTAGAACATGTGCCACACTCCTCAGTTAGTGGGGACTCTACTAGAACGTGCCACACTCCTCAGTTACTGGGGACTCCACTAGAACATGTGCCACACTCCTCAGTTAGTGGGGACTCCACTAGAACACGTGCCACACTCCTCAGTTAGTGGGGACTCCTCTAGAACACGTGCCACACTCCTCAGTTAGTGGGGACTCCTCTAGAACGTGCCACACTCCTCAGTTAGTGGGGACTCCTCTAGAACGTGCCACACTCCTCAGTTAGTGGGGACTCCACTAGAACACGTGCCACACTCCTCAGTTAGTGGGGACTCTACTAGAACGTGCCACACTCCTCAGTTAGTGGGGACTCCACTAGAACATGTGCCACACTCCTCAGTTAGTGGGGACTCCTCTAGAACGTGCCACACTCCTTGGTTAGTGGGGACTCCTCTAGAACGTGCCACACTCCTCAGTTAGTGGGGACTCCACTAGAACACGTGCCACACTCCTCAGTTAGTGGGGACTCCACTAGAACACGTGCCACACTTCTCAGTTAGTGGGGACTCCACTAGAACACGTGCCACACTCCTCAGTTAGTGGGGACTCTACTAGAACGTGCCACACTCCTCAGTTAGTGGGGACTCCACTAGAACATGTGCCACACTCCTCAGTTAGTGGGGACTCCTCTAGAACGTGCCACACTCCTCAGTTAGTGGGGACTCCTCTAGAACGTGCCACACTCCTCAGTTAGTGGGGACTCCATTAGAACGTGCCACACTTCTCAGTTAGTGGGGACTCCTCTAGAACACGTGCCACACTCCTCAGTTAGTGGGGACTCCTCTAGAACACGTGCCACACTCCTCAGTTAGGGGGGAATCCTCTAGAACACGTGCCACACTCCTCAGTTAGTGGGGACTCCATTAGAACGTGCCACACTTCTCAGTTAGTGGGGACTCCTCTAGAACGTGCCACACTCCTCAGTTAGTGGGGACTCTACTAGAACACGTGCCACACTCCTCAGTTAGTGGGGAATCTACTAGAACATGTGCCACACTCCTCTTTTTCCCATctgaggatgaacccagggcctcgcactgGCTGGACAAgcctctaccgctgagctacacctccagacctttttattttgagacagtctcaacaagttgtggaggctgaccttgattttatgaccctcctgcctcagcctcctgagttgctgggattacaggtgtgctccatctTGCCTGATGAAGTCTATTCCCTGAGAGGTGGTTTGTGTCTGTCTCACTCCTCTTAGCCGTGGCAGGGTCTTACTGTGTGTTGATTGTGCTCAAGTTCTGTCGATCTTGCTGTAGAGCACAATGGGAGTACAGTAGTTGGTTCTTCACGTGTGCAGTGGGCTTGACCGTGGAAGTCAGAACCCAGGACTTAGAAATCTCCATTGTTCTTTCTTCAGGTGACTTGATGGAGGGTGAGCTCTATTCTGCTCTCAAGGAAGAGGAGGCCTCTGagtccatctccagcaccaactTCAGTGGTGAGATGCACTTCTACGAGCTGGTGGAGGACACGAAGGATGGCATCTGGCTGGTTCAGGTACCGCGGACGGTGGCGGCCGAGGAGCGACCTTCACGAGGGGTGCTTCTCAGTGAAGCTTCTGTGGCACGTGTCTCTTAGGCATGACTTGGTTCTCCCAGGGAGGCTGCAGTGTCCACTTCAAGGGAAAGCTGGGGAGGGGTGGACCTTTTGTCGGAATCGCCGGAGCAGATCCATTTTAGCTGTCTTCCTGGGCATGGGAAACCCACGTGTGTCCCTCTTAGTGAGCAACACGCACGGTTTCTGTTTTTATGAACTGCAGTTTTGAGTTCAGCAATCCGAACAGCGTTCGTCTCTGAAGGAGAGAGCCCTGATGTCAGCGCAGAGGGACCTGGGGGGAGAGCGTGGGCCATGCTCCCTGTAGTGCTTGGGACGGGGAGGGAGGGTTTCCAGCTGTAGTCTTTACAGTGTCAGAATTGTGAGGTTTAATTAGCATATTTGATTCCAGAGCTTGAAggcctttaaaaatcatttcttatgCTTCCCAAAGCATGGCGTATGGTAAATGAGTGGACgtacattatcattattattttttagtgtaACTTGGAATCACCTATCTTATGTTGAACATGCAACTTCATAAATGTTACTTAGGATAAAGCTGAAGTTCCATAGATTTTTGAAATGTGAGTCTCTTAAAGTAACACGTCAGGTACACGAGCAGCGTGGACATGGCTGAGACGTGAAATGTGTGTGAACGGCGGAAGCCGGGACGCCCTCTCGGCCTGACCGCTGTGAAGCCTGGCTGTGTGGCCAGTCCCTCCGGCCCGTCCCTGCCACTGCTCTTCTCGTTCCACTGGAGTGAGGGAGTTTGGTTCAGTGTAGGAAACAGAAGTagcttcctcctgtgtccttctGAGAACACAGACAGCAGAAGGTGACGTGGGGAGGAAAACAGCTAGAGCTGCGATTCCTTCACTGCAGACCTGCTGGTGGCCCACTTGTTTGGAGCTGGGGGAGTCCTGTTGCCCTGGCTTCTGTGAGTGTGCGTCTGGAACAGCAGGGGTGCCCCTGTGGTCCACGGTGCTAGAGGCTGGGTTCGGCTCTCTTCTCCAGGTCGCAGAGGATATCTGCGGCCATTCCTTTCTGGTAACCTTCCCCTTGCACTTGACCTTTTACCCTCCAGAGAGTCTGATTAACTTCAGCAGCTGGAGAACCTGAGAGGGCATAGGTCTAGTTTGTTGTCCATTCAAGTTctagtttatttttgtgttaattaGTTGGCATTGAAACATGATCTGCAGCTTCTCTGAAGCGTTGATCTGTAAGTCAGTTGTCGTTCGTCCTTTCCCTGGTACTCATTCTGATGGTCTGGTCAGGGAGGCGCGCTGGCTTGATGACCTTGGTACTGAGCTTGAGTTCAGTGGCCAGCCCCACGGCCCCATGTTCATGGTCTGCACGCTTGTCACCCCAAGAACACAAGTGGTGCGGATGCCGGCCGAGCACCTCTGAACTTGGAAGAGCCACGTCAAAAACCTGGACGTTCCTGTGGTTCATGGAATGCTGCCCGCAGCCAGCAGGCACATCCTGGCTCGCTCCTTAGCCTCATGTGTTTGCAAATCATGTCCAGtgaccaggcgtggtggcacacacctgcagtcccagccgctctggaggctgagccaggaggagcacaggttcaaaaccagcctgggcactTCACGAGACCATTCTCAAAGTAAATGATTGCTGTTTCGACGTCCTGATAAAGCTGTCCCTGGATAGCTCACTTGACACGTGATAGGGTTGATCATTCGGCAGATGCAGGTGTACCAGCCCATGTGTCGGGAGCACTCCCCAGGCAAGCCCTTCTTCTCCAGGCAGCTCACAGTCCAGTGGAGGACGCTGAAGTCAAGTGGACAAGGACTTAACAGAACATCAGTCAGTGGAAAGTGCCACGAAGAGAAGCACACAGGCTCCGGAGGCGGAATGGCAGAGAACCCTTCACCAGGACACTCGGGGGAAGTGAGGAGCAAGTGATGAGCGGAGTGTCGGGTTATCAATTCTGGTCTTCTCTGAAAACCTTGTAGGTTTTAGCTGTTAGAAAATACGTCCTAAGAAACATGGCGTGTGTGTGGTCGTCTCTGTGGGGTGGGGCAGCAGGGCACAGGCTGGATTTTCCCAGGGGCTAACGGGCCGCGCTGTCAGCCTGTTGGGCCTGTGTTCCGTGGGGCAGCAACTCATGTCTGCCAGGTGGCAGGCTCGGTCTGGAACCATCCCTGGCAAGACAGCTGAGAAGAGAGGCTGGGACCAGCAGGCTGATCTGCACAGAACCCTTGGGTTCAGCTCTACtgttgttctcattttttaaaaaatcatatttaaaattgaaaatgtatgctaaaagcagagagaaatatCCTCTCAGTTCCTTGTCATTCTTTAAGTTCAGCTCAGGCTGATCCAACCTCAGAAGGGATAACTTTCaagaattcaatttttaaactattttaacatggttcttttgtatttacttttaaagaagctttctttttttgaattttctgaagTCTATAAGTAGTGTTTTCATAAATAAAGATGCATTTGTTCTGACCAGCTCAGTCTTCTTGGAAATGTTGaagctttcctcctccctcctgtgtTCTCCACAGTGTGACGTGAACACAGTTAACCTCGGTTCTCAAGGTAGCAGAGTGCATGTGACATCTGTGTATTCCACAGGGAACCaggttctctctttttttctgacaaTTCTTTCTGACGTGGAGTTTTTGTTCCTATCTACAATTAGCTGTTTATTCTCTTGGTTTGTGGATTCTTTGCTTCTGCTACCACATCGTCTTCTTAGCATCACAAATAAAAGATGACAAttacttttctttcaaaagaCTTGGTCCGAGTGGCAGAGGACACTGTAGATAGGTTTTGGAAGTGGAAAAGTTGACACGACCTATGGGGCCTGTGAATTTAGCCTCttaacatttctatttctctgttttgattttgttgtaGTAAATGAAGGACCTGTTTGTTCCCCACTGGCCGTGTGTTACATGACAAGGAGTTTAAAGTCTCTGGAGGCAGCAGTGAAAAGCACTGAATGCCTTAGGACGCTTTGGTTAATATTTACAGAAGCTTTATGTTAGTGCAGACCCTGTTTAGCCAAAACTGTGAATGACCACTTTTAAACTTGTTTTGTTCAGGGAACTTCcaacttattttttccttagtCATTCTGGAAGCAACATACATGGCAAGCTACTTTATCTTGCCTTTTGTGTTTAATCATAAAGCAAGCTAGTGAGGATACtaaaaagcaagaattaaaatGCCACTAAGTTTTATCTTTGCCAGTCacttttaatgattttatataGTTTGCATATATATACTTAGATTAGTCCTTAATTTGGAAAGTACTCTGTTGAAATGAAATAttgagaaaagcagaaaatatagCACAACACTATTGTGCCAAGGAGTTATGTTATTTAATTAATCCTCCATACTGCTGTGTGGGGTTAATAATATTGAAAGGGATATGCCAGATGTTCTGATCAGTaataattttacctctaaaaACAGAAGCGTGTTTCTGAATGCACGAATTGGCCATCTTTGCATCTAACTGGGGTCAGGAAGGTTGACATGTCTTTGCATAGTAGGTTGCTTGTTATTCTGTCTGTACAAAAGAATCCCAGGCCACAGGTTGCTGGTGAAGGGATTTGTGTTACAACAGAAATCAAAAAGCTGGAGTCTTTCCTTTAGAGCTTGTGCAaagtcaggaggaggaggaggagtcgCACAACTGTAGAAGCTGAGGTGGTTTTGGCCTGACTTTGTGTTGAGCTTCTTGCTGACCACGGGACATTTACTGCAGGGGCACCTGGGAGGCGCTGCCCGGGGGGGCACAGAGAGCTGCCTCCCTTCCCGCCCGTGCTGCCAGCTCTCCTCTGGGCCTGCAGCTCAGCCATACTCCCTCCAGTTCCTCTCTAGTCTGACGCATCCCCCCAGTGAGGGGAACACAGCCCCCGTCCTCAAGTGCCAGGAGTACGTCTCCTCTCGTTGAGGCCAGCAGTGTGGCCACTGGGAATCTCGCCGTAACTGGGGACTCCTGCTGGCGCCACACGCCGTAACAGGCTTCAGGGGTCCTGCTCTGTGGCGTGCCTCGGCAGACGCGTTATCTGGTGAAAATAGTCCTGCTTTAAACGTTTTTATTTGGAATCTCATTTGGtcctgggatcgaacccagtggtgctcgaccaccgagtcacatccggCCTTTCTTATCTTTGAGACAAAGTGGAGTTGCCAGGCCAGCCTTGACCGCAGTccccctgccttggcctcctgcaTGACTGGATCGCAGGCCCAGCACCCCAGCAACGCAGCGTTTCATAGTGGCCAGATTTGATCCGTGTTCACCTTCAGCTGGACGACGCAGCGGCGGGATGCTGGGTGGAGCCGCCCCGTTGCAGGACTGCAGCTGCAGCATGGCAGGAGGCGCTTCCAGCTGGGACCCGGGACTCCTCAGACGCAGGTGGCAGAACAGATGCCCCGTGCTGAGCATCGCCCCGTGCCCGCCCAGGAAGCCACGCTCTTCACGCCCTGTGCCGTCTTCGCGGGACCCAGCGGGGCCTGGGAGCagcccctctccttcctcctccccgtCCTGACTGGGCGCTCTGCCACAAGGTGCCGAAGCTGCCCAAGACCTAGTGCCACGCCACACTGGCAGAAGCACCCTCTCGGCTCCCTGAGGCCTGTCCTAGTAGACATGGACCCAGAATGCAGGGTTGTCTGCGCCTTGATCAAGAGTGGGAAGTGTCTGaacagaagaagaaggaaaagaaggggtgTGGGGGCCTGTGGCCCAGAGACGTGTCAGTCTCCTGAGGAGTCTGAGAAGCGAGTCCAGGAGTGTTGTTATGTGACCAAAAGAAAGTCACCTGTGAACTCCCGAGCGGTGACAGAAAGGGGAGAGGCCTGCCTGGCTCCGTCTCCCTGGAGCTCCAGGTGCTCTGGGGCCAAGGAAGAGGTGAAAGCTGGGGTCTCACTGGGTGAGCCTGCTCGGAGGAGCTCACCCGGTGCCAGGCAGTGCGGGAGGTTTGACGGCAAGGACGGGGCGGAGCGCCGCCTCCTAATCAGTGTGTGGGCCCCTCACTGGGGACGCGCTCCCGCCTGGGGGCCTGGAGGCGGGTCAGCGGCGTAAGAGaagcccctccttcctctccccctccctcctggtGCCACGTCCGCCACGTCCCGGCTGCtgccctctgccacactcttctcaTGATGTGCCACCTCACCTCGGGCCCAAGAAGAGGAGCCAGCCCTCTGGACAGCGACCACTGAGCCCCGAGCAAAGCTGTCCTGCGCTGAAGGCGCCCTCGCCAGCCTTGGTCTCAGCAGCACAACAGCGACTGACCTGCCTACTGGACCTGCGACCTCAGAGCCCCTCCCTGCTCACCGGGCACATGTGAGAGCGCGTCTGTCCTCGTGGAGAAGTGACCGGCGAACCCCGCCCTGTGCCCAGCTGTCGCGCCTGCGTGCGTGGCTCTGAGTGAGGACCGTCACGTCCGGACAGTgctgtgctggtcaggtcctGGTCCTGACCGGCACGTCCTCTGCTCCCGCTGCCCTCTGACGCCGGTCGGACTCCCCAGCAGAGGCCATGAGTGAGGCAGATGTGCCACCTCCTTCCAGGGACCTGAGTGGGGACTCACCCACACCACCTGGACTCGGCTCCTGGAGGCTTCGTGAGTGTGAGAAAGGCCTTCCTGCCAGAAAGGCTGGACCCCAGAGTGTGGCGCCGTCGATCTGCGTTGAGCAGTGCCAGCAGCGTGCCACCTGGAAGGACTTGGCTCTGCACCTGTGGCTCGGTCGGGTCCGTGGTGACTAGACGTTTTGACTTTCCTttgaattccttttcttcttatgcTTCTGTTTTTAGCACCTCTGTCTTGTCACTGGTGTCTGCATTGACATCCTGCTGTTATTCTAGGCAGGAAGTTAGGGCATGAAGGGAAGTGGAATTAACTACTGGAAAGGCTGACGGTCGGAAATACGAGAGATTGTTAGGTACTTTGAAAGTCcatctggaatttctttttttttttaaagtgtattctTCTCTCAGTTGTAACCGTGTTTGCAGGCAGTTTGCAGATTTGAAGTCGAAGGTCGGGATTTAAAACTAACTGAattgttctttctgttttggaGTCTCTTGTGATGTCAGTGGAAACCACAGGAGATGCAGTACTGCTCTGGGCAAGGTTAGCGTGGTGGGAGCAGGCGCGTCACGCTTGGCTCCACGGGGCCGCGTTGAGGACCTGGACCCTCAGGTGCTGGCTTCCGGTTGCTGTGTCGGGTCACCGTCTGTCCTCCTTCCAGAGCAAGGAGAGGTGTCTCCAGGGCCGGTTCCTCCCCGGGCGACCGTTCCAGAGGCGAGGCTGCGGCTGGAGAGCGGGGCTGCTCACAGGTCTGACTCGCCGTCCGGCGGCCAGCACTGGGAGCGTCTCGTCCCACGCGCGGCCTTCGGGGCCTCTCTGCTTGGCGTGTGGCTCTGTGAGGATGACGTGGGGAGGCGGCAGACACGGCCGGGGAGCAGAGCACCCCTCAGAACTGCGGGCCCCCTGCGGACGGCAGTGGCTTGACTCCACATAACCCGCTCAAGTtcggtcttttcttttttgggccTAGGTCGTAGCCGACGACAGACGTCCTCTGGTGGGCAGAGTCCACTGGGAGAAAATGGTGAAAAAGGTGTCGAGATTCGGAATACGCACGGGCACTT is from Sciurus carolinensis chromosome 13, mSciCar1.2, whole genome shotgun sequence and encodes:
- the Rnf103 gene encoding E3 ubiquitin-protein ligase RNF103 isoform X4, which gives rise to MWLKLFFLLLYFLVLFVLARFFEAIVWYETGIFATQLVDPVALSFRKLKTILECRGLGYSGLPEKKDVRELVEKSGDLMEGELYSALKEEEASESISSTNFSGEMHFYELVEDTKDGIWLVQVPRTVAAEERPSRGVLLSEASVVVADDRRPLVGRVHWEKMVKKVSRFGIRTGTFNCSSDPRVSLGCL